A genome region from Eschrichtius robustus isolate mEscRob2 chromosome 4, mEscRob2.pri, whole genome shotgun sequence includes the following:
- the GNPDA2 gene encoding glucosamine-6-phosphate isomerase 2, which produces MRLVILDNYDLASEWAAKYICNRIIQFRPGQDRYFTLGLPTGSTPLGCYKKLIEYHKNGDLSFKYVKTFNMDEYVGLPRNHPESYHSYMWNNFFKHIDIDPNNAHILDGNATDLQAECDAFEKKIKEAGGIDLFVGGIGPDGHIAFNEPGSSLVSRTRVKTLAMDTILANAKYFDGDLSKVPTMALTVGVGTVMDAREVMILITGAHKAFALYKAIEEGVNHMWTVSAFQQHPRTIFVCDEDATLELRVKTVKYFKGLMHVHNKLVDPLYSMKEAN; this is translated from the exons ATGAGGCTTGTAATTCTTGATAACTATGACTTGGCTAGTGAATGGGCAGCCAAATACATCTGTAATCGCATCATTCAATTCAGACCTGGACAGGACAGATATTTTACACTGGGTTTGCCAACAG GGAGTACACCTTTAGGATGCTATAAAAAACTAATAGAATATCACAAGAATGGAGacctttcttttaaatatgtGAAGACCTTTAACATGGATGAGTATGTAG GACTTCCCAGAAATCATCCTGAAAGCTACcattcttatatgtggaataactTTTTTAAGCATATTGATATAGACCCTAATAATGCTCATATCCTTGATGGGAATGCTACAGATTTACAAGCAGAATGTgatgcatttgaaaagaaaataaaagaagctgGAGGAATTGATCTTTTTGTTGGAG GAATTGGTCCAGATGGTCATATTGCTTTCAATGAGCCAGGATCCAGTTTAGTATCAAGGACAAGAGTAAAGACTCTAGCAATGGACACCATTTTGGCAAATGCTAAATATTTTGATGGAGATTTATCAAAAGTGCCAACTATGGCTCTAACAGTTGGTGTGGGGACAGTGATGGATGCTAGAGAA GTAATGATCCTCATAACAGGTGCACACAAGGCATTTGCTCTCTACAAAGCAATAGAAGAAGGAGTCAATCACATGTGGACTGTTTCAGCTTTCCAGCAACATCCCCGAACTATTTTTGTATGTGATGAAGATGCTACTTTAGAATTAAGAGTTAAAACTGTGAAATACTTTAAAG gtttAATGCATGTGCACAATAAACTTGTGGATCCACTGTACAGTATGAAAGAAGCAAATTGA